Proteins from a genomic interval of Yoonia sp. GPGPB17:
- a CDS encoding autoinducer binding domain-containing protein: MSKLLGLDEIGQLAPSGHYIALRIGFAFPMEEVNELPKDWVAHYTKQRFALFDPVLRWAYSNIGAVRWSEFPVDDPKRIIAQAQTFGMRYGVTVSVFDSSADAQRSFASFTRSDREYTDLEIKLLQAYLSRRHNETAPPTNLTKAELEALGMVKDGKRLKEIAFELSVSEGAVKQRLKNAKLKLGAKTSTQAAALANQYGLV, translated from the coding sequence ATGTCGAAACTTCTTGGTCTGGATGAGATTGGGCAACTCGCCCCGTCCGGCCATTATATTGCGTTGCGGATCGGCTTCGCCTTCCCGATGGAAGAAGTGAATGAGCTGCCGAAAGACTGGGTGGCTCATTACACGAAACAACGATTTGCCTTGTTTGATCCTGTACTTAGGTGGGCCTACAGCAACATTGGTGCCGTCCGTTGGAGCGAGTTTCCCGTTGATGATCCCAAGCGGATCATCGCGCAGGCGCAGACCTTTGGCATGCGGTATGGCGTGACCGTTTCTGTGTTCGACAGCAGTGCTGATGCGCAGCGATCCTTTGCATCTTTTACGCGATCTGACCGCGAATATACCGATCTTGAGATCAAGCTTTTGCAGGCGTATCTGTCGCGCCGCCACAATGAAACGGCGCCTCCGACGAATTTGACCAAAGCTGAACTAGAGGCCTTGGGCATGGTCAAAGACGGCAAGCGCCTCAAGGAAATCGCGTTTGAGTTGAGCGTGAGTGAGGGTGCGGTCAAGCAACGGCTCAAAAACGCCAAACTTAAACTGGGTGCAAAAACAAGTACGCAAGCTGCGGCCTTGGCTAACCAGTACGGGCTGGTCTGA
- a CDS encoding acyl-homoserine-lactone synthase: MENITFNLTELHKYGSAFFEFLALRKQFFVDQLGWDIPHDDDVEMDQYDNPKAYYSLVLKDGKVVGGMRTMATTAQWGSHTYMLRDAVDGKLIGIPEDILPEAEVTPTIWEATRIVISEDIKTHAERSECLAMLLDGVVAQAHEHGGTEIMALCPPVFARTMRQLGYPVYPIGEPYINAHDNRKYVAMKGKIAGIRPRASREADVTPTQPIGLKQSTHALPQSAVHAPSKI; encoded by the coding sequence ATGGAGAATATCACTTTTAACCTGACAGAGCTGCACAAGTACGGATCTGCGTTCTTTGAGTTCCTGGCGCTGCGCAAACAGTTTTTTGTGGATCAGCTGGGCTGGGACATCCCGCATGACGATGATGTGGAGATGGATCAATACGACAACCCAAAGGCGTACTATTCGCTTGTTTTGAAGGACGGTAAGGTTGTTGGCGGGATGCGCACAATGGCAACAACCGCGCAATGGGGATCGCATACTTATATGTTACGTGATGCCGTTGATGGTAAACTGATCGGCATCCCAGAGGACATCCTGCCTGAGGCAGAAGTCACGCCCACAATCTGGGAAGCAACGCGCATCGTGATTTCGGAAGACATCAAGACACACGCGGAACGCTCTGAATGCTTGGCGATGCTGCTTGACGGTGTTGTTGCACAAGCGCACGAACATGGCGGAACCGAGATTATGGCGCTTTGCCCACCGGTGTTTGCCCGCACAATGCGCCAGTTGGGATACCCGGTTTATCCGATCGGCGAACCCTACATCAATGCGCATGACAATCGGAAGTATGTTGCAATGAAAGGTAAGATCGCTGGGATCAGGCCAAGAGCTTCGCGTGAGGCGGACGTGACACCGACACAGCCTATCGGTCTTAAGCAATCGACCCATGCCTTGCCGCAAAGTGCGGTACACGCGCCATCCAAGATCTAG